One segment of Strix aluco isolate bStrAlu1 chromosome 4, bStrAlu1.hap1, whole genome shotgun sequence DNA contains the following:
- the TLR2 gene encoding toll-like receptor 2, producing the protein MTTHSWRVWAIYMVLAPNLSEEQVLKQACPSCDATQLCNCSSMGLDFIPPGLTGKITTLNLAHNRIKHIRSQDLQQAVNLRALLLQSNKISSIDKDSFRSLGKLELLDLSNNSLAHLFPEWFEHLFSLQHLHLQGNSYRDLGESSPFSSLRNLSSLHLGNPWFSTIRQGNFEGIELLDKLWIDGGRLSQYRPGSLKSIKKINHMIISIKSISVFSAIVRDLLYTVTWLEVRKTAFSILSELQLLRVMSSSFAKKISFKQTLLTDATVPEIISILEDMPKLVEVEMIDCRLLGTGQWQMQIQANQSQTLRVLTIEKLSIEKFYLFTDLHAVDGLLSLLTKVTVENTKVFLVPCSVSQYLLSLEYLDLSANLLGDQSLEHSACQGGWPSLQTLNLSQNSLSDLEMTGKSLSHLRNLILLDISQNNFGEIPDVCKWPKNLKYLNLSSTQILKLTTCIPPTLEVLDVSANNLKEFGLQLPFLRELYLAKNHLKTLPGAAPIPNLVAMSVRRNKLNGFSREEFESFRKMELLDAGDNNFICSCEFLSFIHHQAGIAQVLVGWPDKYICDSPLAVRGVQVGAVHLSLMECHRSLMVSLLCALVVLVMLVLVAIGYKYHAVWYLRMTWAWLQAKRKPKRAPLKDICYDAFVSYSEHDSDWVENIMVRELEQACPPFRLCLHKRDFVPGKWIVDNIIDSIEKSHKTLFVLSEHFVQSEWCKYELDFSHFRLFDENNDAAILVLLEPIQSKAIPKRFCKLRRIMNTKTYLEWPLEEEQQEMFWFNLKIALKS; encoded by the coding sequence ATGACAACACACAGCTGGCGAGTGTGGGCCATCTACATGGTCTTAGCTCCAAACCTCTCTGAAGAACAAGTGCTGAAGCAGGCTTGTCCTTCATGCGATGCCACTCAGCTTTGCAACTGCTCTTCCATGGGCTTGGATTTCATTCCCCCAGGGCTCACGGGCAAAATCACAACATTAAACCTAGCCCACAACAGGATAAAGCACATCCGATCCCAGGATCTGCAGCAGGCTGTGAACCTGAGAGCCTTGCTGCTGCAGTCCAACAAAATCAGCTCAATAGACAAGGACTCGTTTCGCTCCCTTGGGAAACTGGAGCTCTTGGACTTATCAAATAACAGCTTGGCTCACCTGTTCCCTGAGTGGTTTGAGCACCTCTTttcactccagcacctccaccTTCAAGGGAACTCCTACAGAGACCTGGGTGAAAGCTCCCCCTTTTCTAGCCTGAGGAACCTCAGCTCTCTCCACCTGGGCAACCCGTGGTTCTCCACGATAAGGCAAGGGAACTTTGAGGGCATTGAGCTTCTCGACAAGTTGTGGATTGATGGTGGCAGACTCAGTCAGTACAGGCCAGGAAGTCTGAAATCAATTAAGAAGATAAATCACATGATCATAAGCATAAAAAGTATTAGCGTATTCTCAGCAATTGTCAGGGACCTTCTGTACACTGTCACTTGGTTAGAAGTGAGAAAAACAGCATTCAGTATACTCTCTGAATTGCAACTACTGAGAGTCATGTCTTCTTCTTTTGCtaagaaaatttcttttaaacagaCCTTATTAACAGATGCTACTGTGCCTGAGATTATCAGCATTTTAGAAGACATGCCAAAATTAGTGGAGGTGGAGATGATAGACTGTAGACTCTTGGGAACTGGACAATGGCAAATGCAAATTCAAGCAAACCAATCACAGACTCTTAGAGTTCTGACAATAGAGAAATTATCTAtagaaaaattttatttgtttacagATCTTCATGCAGTAGATGGTCTACTATCACTTCTTACCAAAGTCACAGTTGAAAACACCAAGGTCTTTTTAGTACCATGCAGTGTTTCACAATATCTTCTGTCATTAGAGTATCTTGATCTTAGTGCAAATTTGCTTGGAGACCAGAGTTTGGAGCATTCAGCCTGTCAGGGTGGTTGGCCCTCACTACAAACTCTAAATTTAAGTCAGAATTCACTGAGTGACTTAGAAATGACAGGTAAAAGTTTGTCTCATCTAAGAAATCTAATTCTCTTAGACATtagccaaaataattttggagagATTCCAGATGTGTGCAAATGgccaaaaaacctgaaatatttaaACCTCTCCAGCACTCAAATTCTTAAACTAACAACATGCATTCCTCCAACGCTGGAAGTTTTGGATGTTAGTGCTAACAACCTGAAGGAGTTTGGACTGCAACTCCCATTTCTCAGAGAGCTGTACCTCGCAAAAAACCATTTGAAGACCTTGCCTGGTGCCGCACCCATTCCTAACTTAGTGGCCATGTCAGTCAGAAGAAACAAGCTCAATGGTTTCTCCAGGGAAGAGTTTGAGTCCTTCAGGAAAATGGAGCTGCTGGATGCCGGTGACAACAACTTCATCTGCTCCTGTGAATTCCTCTCCTTCATCCACCACCAGGCTGGGATAGCGCAGGTGCTGGTGGGGTGGCCAGACAAGTACATCTGTGACTCTCCCCTGGCAGTGAGAGGGGTGCAGGTTGGAGCTGTGCACCTCTCCCTGATGGAGTGCCACAGGTCCCTCATGGTGTCATTGCTCTGCGCCCTGGTGGTCCTGGTCATGCTCGTCCTCGTGGCCATTGGCTACAAGTACCATGCGGTCTGGTACCTGAGAATGACCTGGGCATGGCTCCAAGCCAAGCGGAAGCCCAAGCGAGCCCCCCTGAAGGACATCTGCTATGACGCTTTTGTCTCCTACAGCGAGCATGACTCTGACTGGGTGGAAAACATAATGGTGCGGGAGCTGGAGCAGGCCTGCCCCCCCTTTCGGCTCTGCCTCCATAAGCGGGACTTTGTGCCTGGAAAGTGGATTGTGGACAACATCATTGACTCCATAGAGAAGAGCCACAAAACGCTCTTTGTGCTGTCCGAGCACTTTGTGCAGAGCGAGTGGTGCAAATACGAGCTGGACTTCTCGCACTTCCGCCTCTTTGACGAGAACAACGATGCAGCGATTCTTGTCCTCCTGGAGCCCATCCAGAGCAAAGCGATTCCCAAGAGGTTCTGCAAGCTGCGGAGGATCATGAACACAAAGACCTACCTGGAGTGGCCTCTTgaagaagagcagcaggagatgttTTGGTTTAATTTGAAAATAGCTCTAAAATCCTAG